The following are from one region of the Salmo salar chromosome ssa27, Ssal_v3.1, whole genome shotgun sequence genome:
- the LOC106588166 gene encoding tuftelin isoform X1: MLTDEVSQIQEVRYCLKTLREQMASRQNNNNKVQCLQEFPANGHKVSVTLPTNPAIVPNCKIVGTESETNIRENSEDSAKYRDVSKRLYAQLKESEKRHQEERDRMQDESDEFSRRLDEQSKHLQWVEGEAGERSQRVEELQRLLGGMELEGAVLRGKIAASEAELLQLRAAKEGVQEKKQRTEELEKELAVLKEKIHHLDDMLKSQQRKVRHMIEQLQNSRTVIQERERVIRDLEEKVAFLEAENTEMRDQIEYFLEGQKPASLPTKECKPNPQMIYR; encoded by the exons ATGCTGACAGATGAGGTGTCTCAGATACAGGAG GTTCGGTACTGTCTGAAGACCTTAAGGGAACAGATGGCCtccagacagaataataacaacaagGTACAATGCCTTCAGgag TTTCCAGCCAATGGTCACAAAGTCAGTGTCACCCTGCCTACCAACCCAGCAATTGTCCCCAATTGTAAAATTGTTGGGACTGAGTCAGAAACAAAT ATCAGGGAGAATTCAGAGGACAGTGCAAAGTACAGGGACGTGAGCAAGCGCCTGTATGCCCAGCTGAAGGAGTCAGAGAAGAGAcaccaggaggagagagatagaatgCAG GATGAAAGCGATGAGTTCAGCCGGCGCCTGGACGAGCAGTCGAAGCACCTGCAGTGGGTGGAGGGGGAGGCGGGGGAGCGAAGTCAGAGGGTGGAGGAGTTGCAGAGGCTGCTGGGGGGCATGGAGCTGGAGGGTGCTGTACTGAGGGGCAAAATAGCCGCCAGTGAGGCTGAACTGCTGCAGCTGAGAGCAGCCAAGGAGGGGGTGCAGGAGAAAAAGCAGAG AACTGAGGAGCTGGAGAAGGAGCTGGCTGTCCTGAAGGAGAAAATCCATCACCTGGACGACATGCTGAAGAGCCAGCAGAGGAAGGTCCGCCACATGATCGAacag CTGCAGAACTCACGGACAgtaatacaggagagagagagagtgatccgGGATCTAGAGGAGAAGGTGGCTTTTCTAGAAGCTGAG aacacagAGATGCGTGACCAGATAGAGTACTTCCTGGAGGGTCAGAAGCCTGCTTCTCTGCCCACCAAAGAATGCAAACCCAATCCCCAGATGATCTACAGGTGA
- the LOC106588166 gene encoding tuftelin isoform X2 has protein sequence MLTDEVSQIQEVRYCLKTLREQMASRQNNNNKFPANGHKVSVTLPTNPAIVPNCKIVGTESETNIRENSEDSAKYRDVSKRLYAQLKESEKRHQEERDRMQDESDEFSRRLDEQSKHLQWVEGEAGERSQRVEELQRLLGGMELEGAVLRGKIAASEAELLQLRAAKEGVQEKKQRTEELEKELAVLKEKIHHLDDMLKSQQRKVRHMIEQLQNSRTVIQERERVIRDLEEKVAFLEAENTEMRDQIEYFLEGQKPASLPTKECKPNPQMIYR, from the exons ATGCTGACAGATGAGGTGTCTCAGATACAGGAG GTTCGGTACTGTCTGAAGACCTTAAGGGAACAGATGGCCtccagacagaataataacaacaag TTTCCAGCCAATGGTCACAAAGTCAGTGTCACCCTGCCTACCAACCCAGCAATTGTCCCCAATTGTAAAATTGTTGGGACTGAGTCAGAAACAAAT ATCAGGGAGAATTCAGAGGACAGTGCAAAGTACAGGGACGTGAGCAAGCGCCTGTATGCCCAGCTGAAGGAGTCAGAGAAGAGAcaccaggaggagagagatagaatgCAG GATGAAAGCGATGAGTTCAGCCGGCGCCTGGACGAGCAGTCGAAGCACCTGCAGTGGGTGGAGGGGGAGGCGGGGGAGCGAAGTCAGAGGGTGGAGGAGTTGCAGAGGCTGCTGGGGGGCATGGAGCTGGAGGGTGCTGTACTGAGGGGCAAAATAGCCGCCAGTGAGGCTGAACTGCTGCAGCTGAGAGCAGCCAAGGAGGGGGTGCAGGAGAAAAAGCAGAG AACTGAGGAGCTGGAGAAGGAGCTGGCTGTCCTGAAGGAGAAAATCCATCACCTGGACGACATGCTGAAGAGCCAGCAGAGGAAGGTCCGCCACATGATCGAacag CTGCAGAACTCACGGACAgtaatacaggagagagagagagtgatccgGGATCTAGAGGAGAAGGTGGCTTTTCTAGAAGCTGAG aacacagAGATGCGTGACCAGATAGAGTACTTCCTGGAGGGTCAGAAGCCTGCTTCTCTGCCCACCAAAGAATGCAAACCCAATCCCCAGATGATCTACAGGTGA
- the cssa27h1orf43 gene encoding protein C1orf43 homolog, whose product MAESPLSGVNVVLVMAYGSLVFVLLFIFVKRQIMRFAMRSRRGPHAPIGHNAPKGLREEIEARLSKVQEIRFEPRLLSEEDDRLKHGTQFSCYNYLYRMKALDAIRDSGIPLQEMGRNPNAITGRRFRNWLLDLRNSHSLIKSSRSTLIDNLLEGYDSARHGTGVFGEAEYMKYQDALNELADVVKAYSSTTSLDQYHQSAAKDLTGSPARSTPSTIQVTYLPSTSQRSKRPKHFLELKSFKDNYNTLESTL is encoded by the exons ATGGCCGAGTCACCTTTGTCCGGTGTGAATGTAGTGCTAGTTATGGCATATGGCAGCCTG GTGTTTGTATTGCTATTTATCTTCGTCAAGAGGCAGATCATGCGTTTCGCTATGAGGTCCCGCAGAGGACCCCATGCCCCTATTGGACACAACGCACCCAAG GGTTTGCGGGAAGAGATTGAAGCGCGCCTGTCCAAGGTTCAGGAAATCCGCTTCGAGCCGCGTCTGCTCTCTGAGGAGGATGATAGGCTGAAGCACGGGACACAGTTCA GTTGCTATAACTACCTGTACAGGATGAAGGCTCTAGATGCCATTCGGGACTCGG GGATCCCGCTGCAGGAGATGGGCCGCAATCCGAACGCCATCACAGGACGCCGTTTCCGCAACTGGCTGCTGGATCTGCGTAACTCCCACTCTCTGATCAAGAGCAGCCGTAGCACCCTCATTGACAACCTGTTGGAGGGATATGACAGTGCACGCCATGGCACAGgg GTATTTGGGGAAGCGGAATATATGAAATACCAGGATGCTCTGAATGAACTGGCTGATGT tGTGAAAGCCTACTCCAGCACCACCAGTCTGGACCAGTATCACCAGTCTGCAGCCAAGGACCTGACAGGCTCCCCAGCCCGCAGCACCCCCTCCACCATCCAAGTTACCTACCTGCCCTCCACCAGCCAGCGCAGCAAGAGGCCAAAGCACTTCCTGGAGCTCAAGAGCTTCAAGGACAACTACAACACACTGGAGAGCACCCTGTGA